Proteins encoded within one genomic window of Microbacterium sp. LKL04:
- a CDS encoding ASCH domain-containing protein, whose translation MSESLSSAAFPLDRDAADRMWDDYRAAHPAAATAGAEYTVEHFGDSPRLADQLLDAVLNGPKRATSELVAEFSEHGDALPRIGSHWIACDGTGAPRIIIRSTELRVGPFASVDAGFAFDEGEDDRSLESWQREHRRYFTRVAAARGAEWSEDDEIVFERFAVVWPPEHAD comes from the coding sequence ATGTCCGAGAGCCTCTCCTCCGCAGCCTTCCCGCTCGACCGCGACGCCGCCGACCGGATGTGGGATGACTACCGCGCGGCCCACCCCGCCGCCGCCACGGCCGGCGCGGAGTACACCGTCGAGCACTTCGGCGACAGCCCGCGGCTCGCGGATCAGCTGCTCGACGCCGTGCTGAACGGTCCGAAGCGCGCGACCTCCGAGCTGGTCGCCGAATTCTCCGAGCACGGCGACGCCCTGCCGAGGATCGGTTCGCACTGGATCGCGTGCGACGGCACCGGAGCGCCGCGGATCATCATCCGGAGCACCGAACTCCGCGTCGGTCCGTTCGCGAGCGTCGACGCGGGGTTCGCGTTCGACGAGGGTGAGGACGATCGCTCGCTCGAGAGCTGGCAGCGCGAGCACCGCCGCTACTTCACGCGGGTCGCGGCCGCCCGCGGTGCGGAGTGGTCGGAGGACGACGAGATCGTGTTCGAGCGCTTCGCCGTGGTCTGGCCGCCCGAGCACGCCGACTGA
- a CDS encoding thiamine pyrophosphate-dependent dehydrogenase E1 component subunit alpha, which yields MTPSFEAPAEASDVVRVLAADGSYAPSEAAERYLPLIDALTDAELETFYRDMVVVRAFDRQATNLQRQGQLALWPPSFGQEAAQVGSVRAARAHDHVFPSYREHVVVTTRGVDPIDIIRLMRGLTHGGWNPADHQNTHIYTLVLGAQTLHATGLGMGLVFDGRTGTGDPEKDEAVIVYYGDGASSQGDVHEAMVFAASYQTPQVFFLQNNHWAISVPVSTQSRVPLARRGEGYGIPSVRVDGNDVLASYAVSKLALDEARAGGGPRAIEALTYRMGAHTTSDDPTKYRTSDEEESWAERDPIARMRAFLQNRGASASFFDEVDAAAAAYADDVRVRTNALGDIPTEIMFDHVYGDAHPLVQEQQRWLAEYEASFEEGNA from the coding sequence GTGACCCCCTCGTTCGAGGCTCCGGCCGAAGCATCCGACGTCGTCCGCGTCCTCGCCGCCGACGGTTCGTACGCGCCCAGTGAGGCGGCCGAGCGCTACCTCCCCCTCATCGACGCGCTGACCGACGCAGAGCTCGAGACGTTCTACCGCGACATGGTCGTGGTGCGCGCCTTCGACCGGCAGGCGACGAACCTGCAGCGCCAGGGGCAGCTCGCCCTGTGGCCGCCGTCCTTCGGGCAGGAGGCTGCGCAGGTCGGCTCGGTGCGCGCGGCCCGCGCGCACGACCACGTCTTCCCGTCGTACCGCGAGCATGTCGTCGTCACGACGCGCGGCGTCGACCCGATCGACATCATCCGACTGATGCGCGGCCTCACGCACGGCGGCTGGAACCCGGCCGACCACCAGAACACGCACATCTACACGCTCGTCCTCGGCGCGCAGACCCTGCACGCGACGGGCCTCGGCATGGGCCTCGTCTTCGACGGCCGCACCGGCACGGGCGACCCCGAGAAGGACGAGGCGGTCATCGTCTACTACGGTGACGGCGCCTCCAGTCAGGGCGACGTCCACGAGGCGATGGTCTTCGCCGCCAGCTATCAGACCCCGCAGGTCTTCTTCTTGCAGAACAACCACTGGGCGATCTCCGTGCCCGTGTCGACTCAGTCCCGCGTGCCCCTCGCTCGCCGCGGCGAGGGCTACGGCATCCCGTCGGTGCGGGTGGACGGCAACGACGTCCTCGCCAGCTACGCCGTCAGCAAGCTCGCCCTCGACGAGGCGCGCGCCGGCGGCGGCCCCCGCGCGATCGAGGCGCTCACGTATCGGATGGGCGCCCACACGACGAGCGACGACCCCACGAAGTACCGCACGAGCGACGAAGAGGAGTCCTGGGCCGAGCGCGACCCGATCGCGCGCATGCGGGCCTTCTTGCAGAACCGCGGCGCCTCGGCATCCTTCTTCGACGAGGTGGATGCCGCCGCCGCCGCCTACGCCGACGACGTGCGCGTGCGTACCAACGCGCTCGGCGACATCCCGACCGAGATCATGTTCGACCACGTCTACGGCGACGCCCACCCGCTCGTGCAGGAGCAGCAGCGCTGGCTCGCCGAGTACGAGGCATCCTTCGAGGAGGGGAACGCGTGA
- a CDS encoding dihydrolipoamide acetyltransferase family protein — MSTQTFHLPDVGEGLTEAEIVQWRVAPGDTVDVNDVLVEIETAKSLVELPSPFSGTVGDILATEGTTVEVGAAIITIAGGEGQPDADIGRSEHGEKPAEEPGGSVLVGYGTGGEVKSRRRKPAEKPVTRAVGVVAKPPIRKLARDLGVDLADVSPSGTAGEVTREDVVRHAEQASVFRNIATPDLPEERELSIPVAAPAASAPAPAAPQADAREEAITVKGVRKATANAMTSSAYTAPHVSVWTDVDATRTMELVKRLKASPDFADVKISPLLIFSRAVIWALRRTPMINAAWVETENGAEIRVRHYVNLGIAAATPRGLLVPNIKDAQDLNMRGLARALEKLTATARDGKTTPADQQGGTFTITNIGVFGMDAGTPIINPGESGIIAMGTIRQKPWVVDGEVRPRFVTTVSGSFDHRVIDGDGISRFIADVASVLEEPALLLD, encoded by the coding sequence ATGAGCACGCAGACCTTCCACCTGCCGGACGTCGGCGAGGGCCTCACCGAGGCCGAGATCGTGCAGTGGCGTGTGGCGCCCGGCGATACCGTCGACGTCAACGACGTCCTCGTCGAGATCGAGACGGCCAAGTCGCTCGTCGAGCTGCCGTCCCCGTTCAGCGGGACGGTCGGCGACATCCTCGCCACCGAGGGCACGACCGTCGAGGTCGGCGCGGCCATCATCACGATCGCGGGTGGCGAGGGGCAGCCGGATGCCGACATCGGCCGCTCCGAGCACGGTGAGAAGCCCGCCGAGGAGCCCGGTGGCTCGGTGCTCGTCGGCTACGGCACCGGTGGCGAGGTCAAGTCGCGTCGCCGCAAGCCGGCCGAGAAGCCCGTGACTCGTGCCGTGGGCGTCGTCGCGAAGCCCCCGATCCGCAAGCTCGCGCGCGACCTCGGCGTCGACCTGGCCGACGTGTCGCCGAGCGGCACCGCCGGCGAGGTCACCCGCGAGGACGTCGTCCGCCACGCCGAGCAGGCCTCGGTCTTCCGCAACATCGCGACCCCCGACCTCCCCGAGGAGCGCGAGCTCTCGATTCCCGTGGCGGCACCCGCGGCATCCGCTCCGGCTCCTGCAGCACCCCAGGCTGATGCCCGCGAAGAGGCCATCACGGTGAAGGGCGTGCGCAAGGCGACGGCCAACGCGATGACCTCGAGCGCGTACACGGCGCCGCACGTGTCGGTGTGGACCGACGTCGACGCGACCCGGACGATGGAGCTCGTCAAGCGGCTGAAAGCCTCGCCGGACTTCGCCGACGTGAAGATCTCGCCGCTGCTGATCTTCTCGCGGGCCGTCATCTGGGCTCTCCGCCGCACGCCGATGATCAATGCCGCGTGGGTCGAGACCGAGAACGGCGCCGAGATCCGCGTGCGTCACTACGTGAACCTCGGCATCGCCGCGGCGACCCCCCGCGGCCTGCTCGTCCCCAACATCAAGGACGCACAGGACCTCAACATGCGCGGTCTCGCGCGTGCGCTGGAGAAGCTGACCGCCACCGCGCGTGACGGCAAGACGACGCCGGCTGACCAGCAGGGCGGCACGTTCACGATCACGAACATCGGTGTCTTCGGGATGGATGCCGGGACCCCGATCATCAATCCGGGTGAGTCCGGCATCATCGCCATGGGCACGATCCGGCAGAAGCCGTGGGTCGTCGACGGCGAGGTGCGCCCCCGCTTCGTGACGACCGTGTCGGGGTCGTTCGACCACCGCGTCATCGACGGCGACGGCATCAGCCGGTTCATCGCCGACGTCGCCTCGGTCCTCGAGGAGCCGGCGCTCCTGCTCGACTGA
- a CDS encoding response regulator transcription factor, whose translation MRVLVVDDEVRLADGVRRGLEAEGFAVDVAHNGIDGLWRARETRYDAIVLDLMMPGMSGWKVCEALRAEENWTPVLMLTAKDGEWDQVDALDAGADDYVTKPFSYPVLVARLRALIRRGGVERPVALEAGDLHVDPAARRVRRGSTAIDLTSREFAVLLHLIRHKGQVVSKRDLIAGVWDDDFDGDPNIVEVYVGHLRRKVDRPFDRNAIETVRGAGYRLAADGG comes from the coding sequence ATGCGTGTTCTGGTGGTCGACGACGAGGTGCGCCTGGCCGACGGCGTGCGGCGCGGGCTCGAGGCCGAGGGCTTCGCCGTCGACGTCGCGCACAACGGCATCGACGGCCTGTGGCGCGCCCGCGAAACGCGGTACGACGCGATCGTGCTCGACCTCATGATGCCGGGCATGAGCGGATGGAAGGTCTGCGAGGCGTTGCGGGCCGAGGAGAACTGGACCCCGGTCCTGATGCTCACCGCCAAGGACGGCGAGTGGGATCAGGTCGACGCGCTCGATGCGGGCGCTGACGACTACGTCACGAAGCCCTTCTCGTACCCCGTGCTGGTCGCACGGCTGCGGGCGCTCATCCGCCGCGGCGGTGTCGAGCGCCCCGTCGCCCTCGAGGCCGGCGACCTGCACGTCGACCCGGCCGCGCGGCGCGTCCGCCGCGGCTCCACCGCGATCGACCTGACCTCGCGCGAATTCGCCGTGCTCCTGCACCTCATCCGCCACAAGGGGCAGGTCGTCTCCAAGCGCGACCTGATCGCCGGCGTCTGGGACGACGACTTCGACGGCGACCCGAACATCGTCGAGGTGTACGTCGGGCACCTGCGCCGCAAGGTGGACCGCCCGTTCGACCGGAACGCGATCGAGACGGTGCGCGGTGCCGGCTACCGACTGGCGGCCGACGGTGGCTGA
- a CDS encoding PepSY domain-containing protein: MSENTTTPDQPTSPIAEAQTEAPAAAHSKRRGRTAMIAGGATLGALLLVGGGVAIGAAVADDRDDDGFDSLSSSQRSQTASDDVAATTERTDDDAQVAPAADFGAGNAGELSALVDAAKGVADGEPTAIDANRDGTWDVTLTAGDGAETEVRITADGTAAVHETEAAEADDRAPRNVLDAATLTAMVDAALAEQPGRILEIDADDDNRSPFDVSVLTGDRQVVDITLDASGSVIASEIDD; encoded by the coding sequence ATGAGCGAGAACACCACCACCCCCGACCAGCCCACCTCCCCCATCGCCGAGGCCCAGACCGAGGCCCCTGCCGCCGCACACTCGAAGCGTCGCGGCCGCACCGCGATGATCGCCGGCGGTGCCACCCTCGGCGCCCTGCTTCTCGTGGGCGGCGGAGTCGCGATCGGCGCGGCCGTCGCCGATGACCGCGATGACGACGGCTTCGACAGCCTCTCTTCGAGTCAGCGTTCGCAGACCGCGTCGGACGACGTCGCGGCCACGACCGAGCGCACGGACGACGACGCGCAGGTCGCCCCGGCAGCCGATTTCGGCGCGGGGAACGCGGGCGAGTTGTCTGCGCTGGTCGATGCCGCCAAGGGCGTCGCGGACGGCGAGCCGACCGCGATCGACGCCAACCGCGACGGCACGTGGGACGTCACGCTGACCGCGGGCGACGGCGCCGAGACCGAGGTGCGCATCACCGCAGACGGCACCGCCGCGGTTCATGAGACCGAGGCCGCTGAGGCGGACGACCGGGCTCCGAGGAACGTGCTCGATGCAGCCACGCTCACGGCCATGGTGGATGCCGCCCTGGCCGAGCAGCCGGGCCGCATCCTCGAGATCGACGCCGACGACGACAACCGCTCGCCGTTCGACGTGTCGGTGCTCACCGGCGACCGTCAGGTCGTCGACATCACCCTCGACGCCTCCGGCTCGGTCATCGCGAGCGAGATCGACGACTGA
- a CDS encoding sensor histidine kinase: MSTKGRMPVLCTLRARITAAATIIVAIVMVLASIGFSAVLSSEVRDATTRAAETRAAEIATRIDDSGTAGIADLDDDIVQVVDESGRVVAASEDAEDGTLPADRDGEVVTYDGDPVLIVVEEADDDARVVLAVPVDGDEATLATAGWLLAASTLLVVLVVAAVTWWVVGRALRPVGRIRREVDDITADRLDRRVPEPSSRDEIAALAVTMNRMLDRLDASATAQRRFVSDASHELRSPLATMRQHAELARAHPEATTLDDLAEVVTEEGARMQDLVEGLLVLARLDEQAPHRRGTVDLDDLALAEVARLRAAGVTVDGSAITAVQVTGDERLLGRIARNLADNAARHAASRIAVGVARDGADAVMTVDDDGSGIPASERERVFERFVRLDEGRARDAGGSGLGLAIVAGVVRASGGTVSIGDSPLGGARFTVRLPVAD; this comes from the coding sequence ATGTCCACGAAGGGACGGATGCCGGTGCTCTGCACGCTGCGGGCGCGGATCACCGCCGCTGCGACGATCATCGTCGCGATCGTCATGGTGCTGGCATCGATCGGCTTCAGCGCCGTGCTGAGCTCGGAGGTGAGGGACGCGACGACGCGCGCCGCCGAGACGCGCGCCGCCGAGATCGCGACCCGCATCGACGACTCGGGCACGGCCGGCATCGCCGACCTCGACGACGACATCGTGCAGGTGGTCGACGAGTCGGGTCGTGTGGTCGCGGCATCCGAGGACGCGGAGGACGGCACCCTGCCCGCGGATCGCGACGGCGAGGTCGTGACCTACGACGGCGACCCCGTCCTCATCGTCGTCGAAGAGGCGGACGACGATGCCCGCGTCGTCCTCGCCGTCCCCGTCGACGGCGACGAGGCGACGCTCGCCACGGCGGGCTGGCTGCTGGCGGCATCCACTCTTCTTGTCGTCCTCGTCGTCGCGGCCGTCACCTGGTGGGTCGTCGGGCGCGCCCTGCGTCCGGTCGGCCGCATTCGTCGCGAGGTCGACGACATCACCGCCGATCGACTCGACCGCCGTGTCCCTGAACCGTCTTCGCGCGACGAGATCGCGGCGCTGGCCGTCACCATGAACCGCATGCTCGACCGACTCGACGCGTCCGCGACGGCGCAGCGGCGGTTCGTGTCGGACGCCTCGCACGAGCTGCGTTCCCCGCTCGCGACCATGCGCCAGCATGCCGAGCTCGCCCGCGCCCATCCCGAGGCGACGACCCTCGACGACCTCGCCGAGGTGGTGACCGAGGAGGGCGCGCGGATGCAGGACCTCGTGGAGGGCCTGCTGGTCCTCGCGCGGCTCGACGAGCAGGCGCCGCACCGCCGAGGGACCGTCGACCTCGACGACCTCGCCCTCGCCGAGGTGGCGCGTCTGCGCGCCGCCGGAGTCACGGTCGACGGCTCCGCGATCACTGCGGTGCAGGTCACGGGTGACGAACGCCTTCTCGGCCGCATCGCCCGGAACCTGGCCGACAACGCGGCCCGGCACGCGGCATCCCGGATCGCCGTGGGAGTCGCCCGCGACGGCGCTGACGCGGTGATGACGGTCGACGACGACGGCAGCGGCATCCCGGCCTCGGAGCGAGAGCGGGTGTTCGAACGCTTCGTTCGCCTCGACGAAGGACGGGCGAGGGATGCCGGGGGCAGCGGCCTGGGGCTCGCGATCGTCGCAGGCGTGGTGCGGGCGTCGGGCGGCACCGTCTCGATCGGCGATTCACCGCTGGGCGGCGCGCGCTTCACGGTCCGCCTGCCGGTCGCGGACTGA
- a CDS encoding alpha-ketoacid dehydrogenase subunit beta: protein MAADDHVLLMGEDIGPLGGVFRVTEGLHAEFGSQRVLDTPLAESGIVGTAIGLTMAGFRPVIEIQFDGFVFPAFDQITTQLAKLTNRHEGTANFPVVIRIPYGGHIGAVEHHQESPEAYFAHTPGLRVVSPSTPNDAYWMIQDAIASPDPVIFLEPKAKYWMKGEVDVAERALPLHASRVVRRGTDVTLVGHGAMVTTLLQAAALAEGEGTSCEVIDVRSLAPIDYEPILESVRRTGRMIYAQEAPGNVSVGSEVAATVMERAFYALEAPVLRVSGFDVPFPPAKLEGQYLPDADRILEAVDRALAY, encoded by the coding sequence ATGGCCGCGGACGACCACGTCCTGCTGATGGGCGAGGACATCGGCCCGCTCGGCGGCGTGTTCCGCGTGACCGAGGGCCTGCACGCCGAGTTCGGCTCGCAGCGCGTGCTCGACACCCCGCTCGCCGAGTCCGGCATCGTCGGCACCGCGATCGGCCTCACGATGGCCGGGTTCCGGCCCGTGATCGAGATCCAGTTCGACGGGTTCGTCTTCCCCGCCTTCGACCAGATCACGACGCAGCTCGCGAAGCTCACGAACCGTCACGAGGGCACCGCGAATTTCCCCGTCGTCATCCGCATCCCCTACGGCGGGCACATCGGCGCGGTCGAGCACCACCAGGAGAGCCCCGAGGCGTACTTCGCGCACACCCCGGGTCTGCGGGTCGTCTCGCCGTCGACGCCGAACGACGCCTACTGGATGATCCAGGATGCGATCGCATCGCCCGACCCCGTCATCTTCCTCGAGCCCAAGGCCAAGTACTGGATGAAGGGCGAGGTGGATGTCGCTGAGCGCGCCCTCCCGCTCCACGCCTCCCGCGTCGTCCGCCGCGGCACGGACGTGACCCTGGTCGGCCACGGCGCGATGGTCACGACCCTGCTGCAGGCCGCCGCGCTCGCCGAGGGCGAGGGAACCTCGTGCGAGGTCATCGACGTGCGTTCGCTCGCGCCGATCGACTACGAGCCGATCCTCGAGTCCGTCCGCCGCACCGGCCGCATGATCTACGCGCAGGAGGCGCCCGGCAACGTGTCGGTCGGCTCCGAGGTCGCGGCGACCGTCATGGAGCGGGCCTTCTACGCCCTCGAGGCACCGGTCCTCCGGGTGTCGGGCTTCGACGTGCCGTTCCCGCCCGCCAAGCTCGAGGGTCAGTACCTCCCCGACGCCGACCGCATCCTCGAGGCCGTCGACCGCGCCCTCGCCTACTGA
- a CDS encoding LacI family DNA-binding transcriptional regulator, with the protein MTDDAASGTKRPTILEVARVAGVSHQTVSRFLRFHGEGLKPSTRERVSAAIDELGYRPNLVARSMRTRRTGRLAVLLPTVAFNPARMLSGATDVAHDAGFSVDVMSYDGGAASRADRLLDLVEWGQVEGVLSFAPVDAEVVERLPPGTAVTVAAELDDQMRGIGELADGSAIVTIIERLAELGHRRFLHVAGAQNFASARSRRGAYLETIERLALDSLGVHDGDWSGESGVAAVEALPDDAPPLAVIAANDLVAAGVISAASRRGWRIPEDISVTGWDDTALAPFLLPPLTSVEVDLERIGRNAMTGLIATIRGAHAEVDTRPVSRVVWRDSAGPPGRG; encoded by the coding sequence ATGACCGACGACGCCGCGAGCGGCACGAAGCGCCCCACGATCCTCGAGGTCGCGCGGGTCGCCGGGGTGTCGCATCAGACGGTGTCTCGGTTCCTGCGGTTCCACGGCGAGGGACTGAAGCCCTCCACCCGCGAGCGCGTCAGCGCCGCGATCGACGAGCTCGGGTACCGCCCCAACCTCGTCGCCCGGTCGATGCGGACGCGGCGCACCGGACGGCTGGCCGTCCTCCTGCCCACCGTCGCATTCAACCCGGCGCGGATGCTCTCGGGAGCGACCGACGTCGCGCACGACGCGGGCTTCTCGGTCGACGTCATGAGCTACGACGGCGGGGCCGCGTCGCGGGCCGACCGACTGCTGGACCTGGTCGAATGGGGGCAGGTCGAGGGTGTGCTGTCGTTCGCGCCCGTCGACGCCGAGGTGGTCGAGAGACTTCCTCCCGGCACCGCCGTCACCGTCGCCGCCGAGCTCGACGACCAGATGCGCGGCATCGGCGAACTCGCCGACGGCTCGGCCATCGTCACCATCATCGAGCGGCTCGCCGAGCTCGGCCACCGCCGATTCCTGCACGTCGCCGGCGCGCAGAACTTCGCGTCCGCCCGGTCGCGGCGCGGCGCCTACCTCGAGACGATCGAGCGCCTGGCACTGGACTCGCTCGGCGTCCACGACGGCGATTGGTCGGGCGAGTCCGGGGTCGCGGCCGTCGAGGCTCTTCCCGACGACGCACCGCCGCTCGCCGTCATCGCCGCCAACGACCTCGTGGCGGCCGGTGTCATCAGCGCCGCCAGCCGCCGTGGATGGCGCATCCCCGAGGACATCAGCGTCACCGGCTGGGACGACACCGCCCTCGCTCCTTTCCTCCTTCCCCCGCTCACGTCGGTGGAGGTCGACCTCGAGCGGATCGGCCGGAACGCGATGACCGGGCTGATCGCGACCATCCGCGGTGCGCACGCCGAGGTAGACACACGCCCCGTCAGCCGTGTCGTCTGGCGCGACTCGGCAGGCCCTCCCGGACGCGGCTGA
- a CDS encoding PmoA family protein, whose translation MTESALTLVEEDDVVSILDGDVELLRYTFVPTTPQLESPKPFVSPLRTRAGRVVSLFRPHDHVWHKGIAWSLPVVDDENFWGGPTFVPGRFYVQLPNDGSQEHRENVAAEVEDGAAVFAHRLDWVTEGGTRMFEERRELTARVVTDDAWVLTFETAMTNVTEATISIGSPTTRGRENAGYGGLFWRGPRSFTGGAAISPEGSGSGDDMRGQRHEWMAYAGAHDEIDASSVLAFVDDRDNPRHPPQWFVRTEEFACINPAPFFSEELAVEPGETVRFRYAVTIADAEAPDAAHLADLARKVLTASRATRSA comes from the coding sequence ATGACCGAGTCCGCCCTGACCCTCGTCGAAGAGGACGACGTCGTCAGCATCCTCGACGGCGACGTCGAGCTGCTGCGGTACACCTTCGTGCCCACCACGCCGCAGCTCGAGTCGCCGAAGCCCTTCGTCAGCCCGTTGCGCACTCGCGCCGGCCGCGTCGTCAGTCTGTTCCGACCGCACGACCACGTCTGGCACAAGGGCATCGCGTGGTCGCTGCCCGTGGTCGACGACGAGAATTTCTGGGGTGGTCCGACGTTCGTCCCCGGCCGCTTCTACGTCCAGCTGCCGAACGACGGGTCGCAGGAGCATCGCGAGAACGTGGCCGCCGAGGTCGAGGACGGCGCAGCGGTCTTCGCCCACCGACTCGACTGGGTCACCGAGGGCGGCACGCGCATGTTCGAGGAGCGCCGCGAGCTGACGGCCCGCGTCGTGACCGACGATGCCTGGGTGCTGACGTTCGAGACCGCGATGACCAACGTGACCGAGGCGACGATCTCGATCGGCTCGCCGACGACCCGGGGCCGGGAGAACGCGGGGTACGGCGGCCTGTTCTGGCGCGGTCCGCGGTCGTTCACCGGCGGCGCGGCCATCAGCCCCGAGGGTTCCGGCTCGGGAGACGACATGCGCGGTCAGCGTCACGAGTGGATGGCCTACGCCGGTGCGCACGACGAGATCGACGCATCGTCGGTGCTCGCCTTCGTCGACGATCGTGACAACCCCCGGCATCCGCCCCAGTGGTTCGTCCGCACCGAGGAGTTCGCCTGCATCAACCCCGCCCCGTTCTTCAGCGAGGAGCTGGCGGTCGAACCGGGCGAGACGGTGCGTTTCCGCTACGCGGTGACGATCGCGGATGCCGAGGCCCCAGACGCGGCGCACCTCGCCGACCTCGCTCGCAAGGTCCTGACCGCATCTCGAGCAACGAGGTCGGCGTGA
- a CDS encoding Gfo/Idh/MocA family protein, which translates to MPQHDTRSRVAIIGTGAIAHAHAEALGQLADDVEIVAVADVDPQKAREFAARFGATRFYTDAAELLDTETLDLVHICTPPQSHVPLALLAQRAGVPSLVEKPIALSLEEVDRLVASEEATGVPVLTVFQHRYGAAAQRLRRLADSGALGRPQVATCETLWYRPDEYFDVPWRGRWEVEGGGPTMGHGIHQFDLLLSVLGPWSRVSAFAARQSRPTDTEDVSIAVAEFEGGALATIVNSVVSPRETSRLRFDYEFATVEVEHLYGYTDRDWTFTPAAGHEELADLWNADSDVVSGHRLQIEAVLAALAAGESPGVGIHDSRRTLEFAAAVYASAFRGVPVRAGEIDSDDAFARSMDGGMVPWARVKEATR; encoded by the coding sequence ATGCCTCAGCACGACACCCGATCGCGGGTCGCCATCATCGGCACCGGCGCCATCGCGCACGCGCACGCCGAGGCGCTCGGCCAGCTCGCCGACGACGTGGAGATCGTCGCCGTCGCCGACGTCGACCCGCAGAAGGCGCGCGAGTTCGCCGCGAGGTTCGGCGCGACCCGCTTCTACACGGATGCCGCCGAGCTCCTCGACACCGAGACCCTGGACCTCGTCCACATCTGCACGCCGCCCCAGTCGCACGTCCCGCTCGCCCTCCTCGCGCAGCGAGCCGGAGTCCCGTCCCTGGTCGAGAAGCCGATCGCGCTCAGCCTGGAGGAGGTCGATCGCCTCGTGGCCTCCGAGGAGGCCACCGGCGTGCCGGTCCTCACGGTGTTCCAGCATCGCTATGGAGCGGCCGCGCAGCGGTTGCGGCGCCTCGCCGACTCGGGCGCCCTGGGCCGCCCGCAGGTGGCGACCTGCGAGACCCTCTGGTACCGGCCGGACGAGTACTTCGATGTGCCGTGGCGAGGGCGGTGGGAGGTGGAAGGCGGCGGCCCGACGATGGGCCACGGCATCCATCAGTTCGACCTGCTCCTGTCCGTGCTCGGGCCCTGGTCCCGCGTGAGCGCCTTCGCGGCACGCCAGTCCCGTCCGACCGATACCGAGGACGTTTCGATCGCCGTCGCCGAGTTCGAGGGCGGCGCGCTGGCGACGATCGTCAACTCGGTCGTCTCGCCGCGCGAGACCTCCCGGCTGCGGTTCGACTACGAGTTCGCGACCGTCGAGGTCGAGCACCTCTACGGCTACACCGACCGCGATTGGACCTTCACTCCCGCGGCGGGTCACGAGGAGCTCGCGGACCTGTGGAACGCCGACTCCGATGTCGTCAGCGGGCACCGCCTGCAGATCGAGGCCGTTCTGGCTGCTCTCGCGGCCGGAGAGAGCCCGGGCGTCGGCATCCACGACTCGCGGCGCACCCTCGAGTTCGCCGCGGCCGTCTACGCCTCCGCCTTCCGGGGTGTGCCGGTCCGCGCCGGCGAGATCGATTCCGACGATGCGTTCGCCCGCAGCATGGACGGCGGCATGGTGCCGTGGGCCCGAGTGAAGGAAGCCACCCGATGA
- a CDS encoding cupin domain-containing protein: MTATTFPGGTSVTFLDVYDDAAPDGIPGGSPHLHLASTECYVVLEGSGELHTLDLAGAREIPLQAGSVVWFTPGTIHRAVNRGGLRVLVIMSNAGLPEAGDAVMTFPADVVADPARYRAAAAALPDGSAAERADAAARRRDLAVTGYLDLRRALEQGDAGPLRAFHAAAAAIVRPRASSWEDIVAAGPAALSDLSLAHVAALAGGAADHLADATVRQVTLDDERGFGMCGRLRALDARS, translated from the coding sequence GTGACCGCGACGACCTTCCCCGGCGGGACGTCGGTCACGTTCCTCGACGTGTACGACGACGCGGCTCCCGACGGCATCCCCGGCGGGAGCCCACACCTGCACCTCGCGTCGACGGAGTGCTACGTCGTGCTCGAAGGGTCGGGCGAGCTGCACACGCTCGACCTCGCCGGCGCCCGCGAGATCCCCTTGCAGGCCGGATCCGTCGTCTGGTTCACCCCGGGGACGATCCACCGCGCCGTCAACCGCGGCGGCCTCCGCGTCCTCGTGATCATGAGCAACGCGGGGCTCCCCGAGGCCGGCGATGCCGTGATGACCTTCCCCGCCGACGTCGTCGCGGACCCGGCGCGGTACCGCGCGGCGGCCGCAGCCCTCCCGGACGGGTCGGCGGCGGAGCGCGCCGACGCCGCCGCCCGCCGGCGCGATCTCGCGGTCACCGGCTACCTGGACCTGCGCCGCGCTCTCGAGCAGGGGGATGCCGGTCCGCTGCGCGCGTTTCATGCCGCCGCCGCCGCGATCGTCCGCCCGCGCGCATCGTCGTGGGAGGACATCGTGGCCGCCGGGCCTGCCGCGCTGTCCGACCTCTCCCTCGCGCACGTCGCCGCGCTCGCGGGCGGAGCCGCGGATCATCTCGCCGACGCGACGGTGCGGCAGGTGACGCTCGACGACGAGCGCGGGTTCGGCATGTGCGGCCGGCTCCGCGCGCTCGACGCGCGATCCTGA